Proteins encoded together in one Lathyrus oleraceus cultivar Zhongwan6 chromosome 5, CAAS_Psat_ZW6_1.0, whole genome shotgun sequence window:
- the LOC127080223 gene encoding uncharacterized protein LOC127080223 — MEKVFRIIPCSEGIKVVFAPQMMKGRATRRWDSSLNLMTNQEIPIHSEHFKTTFLDKYFPNSLRTQKEFEFQQLRQGIMSVTKFVEKFENMVVYFRKIVYALNEKWNVNQFMFGLRVEITHNVSQREFITYAELLRQCYIAEDSLKRV, encoded by the coding sequence ATGGAAAAGGTGTTTAGGATTATTCCTTGTAGTGAGGGGATCAAAGTGGTTTTTGCACCGCAGATGATGAAAGGTCGTGCAACAAGACGGTGGGATAGTTCTTTGAACCTTATGACCAACCAAGAGATTCCAATACACTCAGAGCACTTTAAGACCACTTTCTTGGATAAGTATTTCCCGAATAGCTTGAGAACTCAGAAGGAGTTCGAGTTTCAACAACTCAGACAAGGTATCATGTCGGTGACTAAGTTTGTCGAGAAGTTTGAGAACATGGTTGTATACTTCAGGAAAATTGTGTATGCTTTAAATGAGAAGTGGAATGTGAACCAATTTATGTTTGGACTTAGAGTTGAGATTACTCACAATGTATCTCAAAGAGAGTTTATTACTTATGCTGAATTGTTGAGGCAATGTTATATTGCTGAAGATAGTTTGAAAAGAGTTTGA
- the LOC127080224 gene encoding uncharacterized protein LOC127080224 has translation MYVGPYHIIERIDEVAYRLDLPPPLSELHDVFHVSHIWRFILDYLQHVLPDTLEVEAYISFKPQPSQIMDRATKILRNKVIPLVKVLWERSHPGEANWELESEMQEAYPYLFQLDQIELIYAILIVS, from the exons ATGTATGTTGGACCATATCATATCATTGAAAGGATCGATGAAGTAGCGTACCGTTTAGACTTACCACCCCCACTCTCCGAAttgcatgatgtgtttcatgtatctcatATTTGGAGATTCATTCTTGACTATCTTCAGCATGTTCTTCCAGATACTCTTGAGGTAGAAGCATATATTTCATTCAAACCTCAACCCAGTCAGATTATGGATCGTGCAACTAAGATATTAAGGAATAAGGTGATTCCTCTTGTCAAGGTTCTTTGGGAAAGATCGCACCCGGGCGAAGCTAATTGGGAGCTAGAGTCTGAGATGCAAGAAGCTTACCCTTACCTTTTCCAG TTGGATCAGATTGAGCTCATATATGCTATATTGATTGTCAGTTGA